From Penaeus vannamei isolate JL-2024 chromosome 40, ASM4276789v1, whole genome shotgun sequence, the proteins below share one genomic window:
- the LOC138860159 gene encoding flagellar attachment zone protein 1-like produces MNEPTAPCQRHSRRERCLPGLCGCVRAGRREGPAGANAEDLQVVLVEVYAVVVAEEVAEEVVAERGAEEVVAEEVAEKVVGEVVVAEEVAEKVVGEAVVAEEVAEKVVGEVVVAEEVAEKVVGEAVVAEEVAEKVVGEVVVAEEVAEKVVVGEVVVAEEVAEKVVGEVVVAEEVMAERGAEEVVGEVMVVEVAEKVVGEVVVAEEVMAERGAEEVVGEGVVAEVAEEVMAERVAEEVMAEEVVAERGAEEVVGEVVVAEEVAEKVVGEVVVAEEVMAERGAEEVVGEVMVGGVAEKVGGGGVVREAVMAERGAEEVVGEVVVAEVAEEVMAERVAEEVMAEEVVAEEVVGEVVVEVVVAEVAEEVVAERGAEEVVGEVAEEVMAERGAEEVVEEVVVAEAVLSGVVVVVDQVVVEVVVLVADVVAKVVLSEAVLLEVVLSEVVTEKVVAGVMVEAMVGCVLAEVVAAEELVTEVTVEVRVAEEVVAEAGMIGVVVVVKTEVVLVIVVGSTWCW; encoded by the exons ATGAACGAGCCAACAGCACCATGCCAGAGACACTCCCGGCGCGAGCGCTGTCTGCCCGGCTTGTGTGGCTGCGTCCGGGCGGGGCGGCGCGAGGGTCCCGCAGGTGCCAACGCCGAGGATCTCCAAGTGGTGTTGGTGgaagtctat gcggtggtggtggcagaagaggtggcagaggaggtggtggcagaaaggggggcagaggaggtg gtggcagaggaggtggcagagaaggtggtaggagaggtggtggtggcagaggagGTGGCAGAGAAGGTGGTAGGAGAGGCGGTGGTGGCAGAGGAGGTGGCAGAGAAGGTGgtaggagaggtggtggtggcagaggagGTGGCAGAGAAGGTGGTAGGAGAGGCGGTGGTGGCAGAGGAGGTGGCAGAGAAGGTGgtaggagaggtggtggtggcagaggaggtggcagagaaggtg gtggtaggagaggtggtggtggcagaggaggtggcagagaaggtggtaggagaggtggtggtggcagaggagGTGATGGCAgaaaggggggcagaggaggtggtaggagaggtgatggtggtagaggtggcaGAGAAGGTGgtaggagaggtggtggtggcagaggagGTGATGGCAgaaaggggggcagaggaggtggtaggagagggggtggtggcagaggtggcagaggaggtgaTGGCAGAAAGGGTGGCAGAGGAGGTGATGGCAGAGGAGGTGGTGGCAgaaaggggggcagaggaggtggtaggagaggtggtggtggcagaggaggtggcagagaaggtggtaggagaggtggtggtggcagaggagGTGATGGCAgaaaggggggcagaggaggtggtaggagaggtgatggtgggaggggtagcagagaaggtgggaggagggggggtggtgagAGAGGCGGTGATGGCAgaaaggggggcagaggaggtggtaggagaggtggtggtggcagaggtggcagaggaggtgaTGGCAGAAAGGGTGGCAGAGGAGGTGATGGCAGAGGAGGTGGTGGCAGAAGAGGTGGTAGGAGAGGTGGTAGTAGAagtggtggtggcagaggtggcagaggaggtggtggcagaaaggggggcagaggaggtggtaggagaggtggcagaggaggtgaTGGCAGAAAGGGGCGCagaggaggtggtagaagaggtggtggtggcagaggcGGTGTTgtcaggggtggtggtggtggtagaccAGGTGGTGGTAGAGGTCGTGGTGCTGGTAGCAGATGTGGTGGCAAAGGTGGTGTTGTCAGAGGCAGTGTTGTTAGAGGTGGTGTTATCAGAGGTGGTGACAGAAAAGGTGGTGGCTGGGGTAATGGTAGAAGCGATGGTGGGATGTGTGTTGGCAGAAGTGGTGGCGGCAGAAGAGTTGGTGACAGAAGTGACTGTAGAAGTACGTGTGGCAGAGGAGGTGGTGGCAGAAGCAGGGATGAtaggggtggtggtagtggtaaagACAGAGGTGGTGTTGGTAATTGTGGTTGGATCAACGTGGTGTTGGTAG